cagcctgggtgacaaagcaagactctggctcaaaaaaaaaaaaaaaaaaaaaaaaaaaagaaaagaaaaagaaaaaaactctattaaaacattatttgtgtGATAAAAGAGACtgccacttttgtattttttctacaaGGTTAAAGAAAACTAAGTCAGCTTATACAAGtgaattttaaaagcctttaggttgggtgtggtggctcttgcctgtaatcccagcactttgggaggctgaggcaggcagatcacctgaggtaggagttcgagaccagcctgaccaacatggtgaagccatgGCATgggtggtgagcacctataatcccagctagttgtgAGGttgagggagaatcacttgaacccgggaggcggagatgcGGTTGCACTCCTGCTTGGTCagcaacagcgaaactccatctcataaataaataaataaataaacagcctTTAACCCAGAATGCTGAGTAAATTGGCCAAAAATGCTAACCTATGCATTTCAATACTACAGGATTCATGTTGGTGGAAATAACCAGATGAAATGCTTCTGGTATTTCACCTTCCCAACCCACATGAgccaatgtttttttttctgtgaataacAAAAACAGTAGAATTTACTTGTATGTCCATAAGAGGTTATCACTTCTGTGTGTTGCCCTGAAACAGGTGGTGGCTGGGTGAGAAGGGGGACAGCAGTAGGGCAGGAGATGGGGGCTCCACTATCATGGGCGAGTTTCCTAAACTTCTGCAACTTTCAGCCCCTAAAAGGGGTGAGCCACGGGAAGTTTTAGCACAATGCTCAGAACAAAGTAAGGATTTGACACCTGACACTTCTCTCTGCATTGTTCTGTCATCAGCCACCACGTCCTGCACCTCCAAGCCCACTGGGCTCCGGCTGTTTCCATTACATGGAGAATGACCCAGAGCCTGGCCTCCAGTCACCCTCCTGGCCTTGCTGCTTCTCACTCTGCCACTGGCTCCTCACGGACCAGCCTGGGTGTCCTCAGACATACCACACACTTCACTGTGGGAGTCACGCAGCCCTCATGGCTCCTTCCTCAGGGAGCCACGGGGCTTTCCTCCTCAGGAGGACTCTGCGAGCACCTGGATGAAGGGCCCTCCCATCCCTCATCCTCCCTTAAATTTTGTTgcatctctccttccttccactcaGTATGCACACACTGATTGATCCTCCATCTTCCCCATAAAGACAGGAACAGCATGAGCAGTAGAGAGTAGATATCCAATGATAGAAAAAATAGTCAATGatttatcatttccatttatCATCAATTAAGAAACCGTATGCTGAAGGTCATGTACTCCTATGGGACTGctgcatcctcagcctcctgaatttcAGCACAGCACCTTCCTCCCCAGCACAGCAACAGGTCAGCCCTGACCATTCCTCTCTTACTGCCTTTGTGCAAACCAGGACCAGGGCCAGGACCAGGTGAGGCCTTGGGATTGTCCCTCCCCAACAATCTGCAAAACAATCCTTGACGTCACCAACAAAGCACAGCCTTATGAATTGGTGGTCAGTCCCTCCGAACACCTCTATCACTGTAAAGCTGGCAGCGCCCCTCCACGGTTGGCCTTCCCAGGCACTGCACCTCTAGGTGATGGAGCATGTCCTTACCCTGAGGCCTGGGTGCCCAGTCTATCCTGTCCAATGAGCGAGCTGTGGAGAAGAGGGGATTCCAGGTTAAGGGGAGACTAGCAGGGCTCCTGCTTTTATGCTGCCCTGTTGGGAAGGCtgttaaagaaacagaaagtgcTAGGCAGTGAAGATAGAACATGTTTTCATTACTTAAACCAATACATTCCACAGATTGGAATAGTAAGAAATGCTACATCcaagctaactgaatccaacaacatatcaaaaagataatccaccatgatcaaatgggtttcataccagggatgcagggatggtttaacatacgcaagtcaataaatgtgatacatcacataaataaaattaaaaacaaaaatcatatgataatctgaatagatgcagaaaaagcatttgacaaaagcCACATTTCCTCATGATTAAAACCcttcagcaaaatcagcatagaagggacataccttaaggtaataaaaggcatctatgacaaacccacagccaacattatccTGAATGGGGCAAGTTGAAAGCGTCCCCCGTGaggactggaacaagacaaagatgccacGTTCACCACTTCACTCAACACAGTGCTGTTCACTACAGCATTGGTCATAAGAGCAAGACTGGAAACAGAACAAATGGATACCCAGAGGGCGGTGCTTAAGTAATTTTGGGAATAGTCATAGGGTGCAGTACTTTATAGCTCTGAAACAATACAATGGATTTACAGTTGAAATGTGGAATGATAACTAAGGTGCATTGCCCAGTGGCATATGCAGAGGTGCAGAGACTTTGTATAAACACGATCACGCATCAGCATGCGTGCTAGGTACATGTTTCTATTTGCACGTAGATTGTAGGGATGACATGTGAACAAAACTGTTGACTTGGTGTTTGGAAGTTCAGAGTGGAAGGGAAACTTCCTTGCTAACCTTTTATGATATTTAGAGTAATTTCTAACCATGAATACGTAATACATTTAGAAACCTTAGCTAATAGGAAAAGCCTCTGTTCCTGGCCTCCTGCTGGCACACGTCAGGTGAACATGGGGTTGTCATGCTAATGTGTGCAAACTCAGAAAACCCAAGAATGGGAGTCTGCGTTTTTCATCATACAAATAATTGTTAATAGAAATAGTATAATGGTTATTGCTCATGGATATACCATGCATATTCTATTAGATAATAATAAATTCTGACATTTGAACTATATTACACATGGACATTGAAATATATGGATGAAATATTGTGGCTTATACGGGCAATGGCTTTATTGGCATTTTACAAACTGATCCTCATTCCTCATGGCATGGGTCCGTGTGACATTAAGTAGCCTGTTATGTTTGGGAAAGGCAGTGATGACCACAAGAATGACTTCGACTACTAAAGTATCATGGagatttcaacaatgttttgtttaatatttaaacatttcactgTGCTTCCAAGGTTTTTTCTCACCCTAATAGCTGTCACCCATATCATGCGGGTCCCATTAATACAGATACCTCCGAATGCACCACTCTTCCATTATATCCAGCCAATTGCTGGTTACCTTGGGCCTACAActgggggagggcagggcctGCTTGCCACCTCCTCATCTACAGTAAGAGTCAATGAGCAGTTAAGTGGACACTGAAAACCATTTATCCTGCTGGAGTGAGAAATAAATGGTTTCTTTCAACAGGGTAATAAAATGCATCTTTTCCAACTTATTTATATGACTCAAGGTCCATCTCAATTCCAGATGCAAATTCTCACAAAGGTGTGTAATTCCTGATTCTCACAAAGGTGTGTAATGTCGTCCATGGCCCAGTGCAGAGGAACACAGGTGTTGCCGTCAGACTGCCAGGGTCCGATCCCGCCTCCGTCACTCACCCCGGGAGCTCCCTTTAAGCCAGGAGTCAACAGCAAGATGGAAATGTGAGTGCTTTTTAAAGTCCTAAAAGTTCAGAGGATGACCGTGAATTTCTCCTGCACCCCTGGGCACACGCCAGGAGAACTGTGTCTCCAGGTTCAAGTAAGTGCCTGTGAGGGAGTTGTGTCCCTCAGATTCTGTTCGCCACAGGTGCCACTTGATGCAACCCCACACCTCTTCTGCACAATCCCAAGCAGTGCTGACCAGTCCAACCCAAAGGCTGTGATGTTTGGCagaagcagaggcagaggcagaggcagaggcagaaaaggccGGGTGTTCTGGGAAAGATCACCTTTAAATCACACAGCACCCTCCCAGCCCACAGAGACAGTTCTTACATTATGGCAAGAAACCTGGAAAACACCAAATCCAATTTGacacatatttccttttcctttttgatttcatgccccctccctcaacctcccaagcagcacGGATACCCCGAAGGCCCCTGGGAACTCTCTCCCATTGGATCTTACATGGAAAGTAGTTACCTACCTGCAAAATCCTCGTCGTCAGATATGCTCTCCACAATCAAATCTTTAGAAACACAAACACCAGGATAAGTCATTAGAGAGAGGCCCACCCACTCCTCCCACTCCAGCTGAAGCCCCGGTGCTTCACACAGGATCCCCTGGTGTTTCCTCTGGTTCACAGACATCCCTCCAGCCTCTCTGGACATTGTTTTATACTTGCAAAATCATCTGCTCTCACCAGATCCCAAATCCTCCTTCCCAAAAGGAGCCCAGAATCAGGTTTCTATACCCTATAGACAGCGTTTTTCCCTCAGGAAGTGAGTTATTTCAGGGTACGTACCGTTTTCCAGTATAAATGGCTCCtgcaattaaagaaaagaaaacattaggagGGTGAAATGATGCCATGCATGTCACACAGATCTGATATTCTCTCAAAAACTTGGGAAAATTAGAAAGGGTATAGTGATTGAGTCAAAGGTCAAAGTCCCCCAAAATTAGCACGGAGGACACCTATGGAAAAGACAAGACCTTTTCCCACAGAATTTacctttaaagtatatttaaatggGCAGTTTCACAACTCTTAATCCACGGGGGAAACTGCTGTGGAGGGAAACACCTCTGCATTGCAGTGGATCATGGATGCCGCCATCTACCACGCCCCCGTGTGCCCGGCATGGGTTGGTGAGAGGCTGCCAATCAATAGCACCACACCAAGGGCATTGCAGATGTCATAAATAATGCACATTGGCAGATGTTCATGTCTACATCTGATTGGAAAGAAGTCAGGAAAGTAACATTTCTGTTCAAGACAAAGAAAAGTGTCTTACCTTGGCAGCGTCTTCTTTTTCAGAGGTGTGTTGTTCAGCGTCCTCATTAGTTATGTTGTAAACAATGTCCTCATTAGAAATGTTTTCTGCAGTGTCCTCCTTACAGATGTCTTCAGCATTCTCACTCGCGATGTCACTTATAGCAGCCTCATTACAGATGTCTCCAGCGTCATTCAAGATGTCAGGTACAGCAGCCTCATTAGAGATGTCCACAGTGTCCTCATTACAGATGTCTACAGCATCCTCATCGCAGATGTCATATACAGTGTCTTCGTCAGAGATGTCCTGTATAGGGTCCCCACAGGGGGCTAGGAGAACACAGAGTAAAGGTCAGTGCCCTGGTGGTGGAGACTGTGAATCACCCAGGGAGCTTGCTTGGTGTGGTGCATGGAGGTGGCTGATCACAGCATGGGCCGAGCTGATGCTGGGCCATCCTCCCGGGTGGATCTGCGCTAGTGAAGCTAAGAGACGTGACTCAGAACGCTTTCTGCAGTGGGAATCAGCTTCCACGTTCAGATATGCTTTATCCAGTGAAGTGgggaaatataaaaaaatagaaattgacaaattcctgAAAAGCCCTCCATGAGTgcaagtgtgattttttttgttaacCACTTTACATTCATCATGTATTCACACAAACAAAATATTCTTACAAGAAATCAGAAATCTTAATTTTTGTCAGTTATGTTAAATCTAAGTTAGCTATCAACATAAAGATTCTATCTCATTTACTCTGTGGTCTCCAGAAAATCTAACACATAGTAAGTAGaccaaaatgtttattaaatgaaaacacagagCAGGGGCAGGGGGGCTAGTAGGCAGACCGGGTTGCACCTGATTACCTGGATGATAATAAACAGCACAAAACCTCGGTCAGATTAATATTGAAACTGCCTTTTGCTTCGGCTCTTTTCCCTTGCAGAAGAAGGATGACCAATAAGATGAacaggaaagaaatgagaaacagtaggccgggcgcggtggctcacgcctgtaattccagcactttgggaggccgaggcgggcggatcacaaggtcaggagatcgagaccacggtgaaaccccgtctctactaaaaatacaaaaaattagccgggcgcggtggcgggcgcctgtagtcccagctactccagaggctgaggcaggagaatggcgtgaacccaggaggcggagcttgcagtgagccgagatcgcgccactgcactccagcttgggggacagagcgagactccgtctcaaaaaaaaaaaaacaaaaacaaagaaatgagaaacagagGTCTTTGCTTAGGAGCCAAAGGCCACCTTCTGTAACATGAAATAGTCTACAAGTGGCCTTGAACTCTGCTGTGATTCAGTGACAAGAGTTCGCTCATGTCGTCTACCCACAGTGAAGTCCAGCGACACTGCGACTGTCTTCTTTACAACTTGCAAGACATGCTGCTTCTGCATTTGCCTGTCGTATGAGATTTACACTTGTTTTAAAGCCACGTTTTGTTTCTGTTGGGTTGGTGGCCATACACGGCACTAGCCAGTCAATAGTGAGATGGCTTCTCATGGAGGAGGCTTGGCTTGAGGCTGAGGGTCTTTAACCCACATGCACAAGAGAGTTGCCATGAGGGGACGGAAGCCAGGCTAATAACCAACTACTGTACAGAGTTCCCATCTGTCCCTCCTCACCATTTTCAGCTGGCAGGATTTGAGCATTTTAGGGCTTGGGAAGATAATGTTACTAAATCTACTAAAATACATCACCCTTCCTTATAGGCTTTGGCCAGTTGCTGAGCAAATTAACTTCACAACTGAAGTGGGCTGCACTGGCCTGCATGGTCCCCCGCTTCTCTTAGAATTTGTGAGTgtggggcctactggagggtgggagatgggaggagggggaggatcaGGACAAATAGCTGATATTAGGCTTAATatatgggtgatgaaataatctgtacaacaaactcttGACACGTTTATGTATGTAGCAAACCtgaacatcctgcacatgtacccctgaactttaaataaaagttaaaaaaaaaaaaaaaagtctgtgagcTGACCCAAACACCCGGGGATCTTTGTGCTTTTGACACACTGATGACTACACCAGCCCGTGGGGAGATGTGCCTATAACTGCCCTGGGTCGTGTGATCATGTAGGCCACTATATGGTGATGGGCAGTGTCTGGGACCTCTTAGGCTCTGTGCTTTAGGGTTTATACACGAATGCTGGACTCCCTGCATGGTGGCGAACACCCCATGACTAAGTGCATGTCAGCGTCAGCACTGGCCCACACTCCTGGGTTCgtgttttcactttttcattcaGGAACTCGGGAGCTGGGGCCACCCCCTAGGCCCTTCAGGTTCTCCACCTGAGCAGTGGGGATTAGAAGCCAGACCCAGGGATGGCTCTGGTGAGGATGGAGGAGTCACTGTACAGAGAGAGTAGAGGGGGGTGGATTTTATTGTTGGAAGTGGACACTGGTGATTGAGTTGTATAAATGGGAAATCTCTCCTGAGAAAACAGCCTCACCTGTAcaaaaacacacccacacacccacccacacacacacacacacccacacacacacactctctctctctcacactcacactctcacacacacactcacacacacacacacacacacacaccacatgatGCAGCCTCACACAAGACACCACCAATCCTCAAGCACCCAACTCAGTACCACCCAAAAGGGAGCACAGCTGCTTCCTCAAAAATTGGCCATAATTTTTTCCCTGGGGAACTCGGGTTTTTTTTACAAACACTTCCACTATGCTTATTCCTATCACAGTCCCACGCTCAGGGTGGCTCTTCACATTGAAACCTGCAAGGATGCCACACCTTTCTTTGCATTCAGATTGCTTTCTTTGCAAGTAATTCCAGAATACTTACTAGAGTCAAACCTCAGAGGGACCACCTGCACCACCTGCAATACAGAAACAAAGCTTTATGAGGGGTACGTCGTGTTGTGGATTGTTTGTACAAGGCTCTGTTTCTCTCAGTGAATACTGAAAACAAGATCAGAAAGTGTGGTCAACTTCAAGGCCCCCCTAACAAGGGTAGGATACACACTAGAAAAGATATCAGCTTCTGGATGTTGGATCTCTCAGGTCCACGTAGGTTGGCAAGTGCAAAATACTGAATCCAAGGAGAAGACGTTGCTTCCAAGGACAAGGGCCCCAAGGATACAGTCTACAACCTGAAGCCGTCAGAGGTAAATGCCATTTTGGATTACGTATCAGTTGCTAAGAGTCGCTTCTTCCACCCCCTCAGAAAACTGCATTTAATAACTGTAATGTACATTGTCATTTTTTCACACGTAAAGTCAATTGAAAAAGAAAGACGccaagaaagaaacatttctgtTTCAGGGAAAGCAACGCAACCTTACCCTCGCGTCGACCAGCCTCTCTCCATCTCCTCTGTCCTTGTGAGTTGGAGACTCCTCAAAGGCTAGAAGGACACAGAGCAACCGTTAGTCATAGATGCTTTTGTTCATGAGTTATTCAGGGAGCTCTGCTTAATGTGGACAACAGGACAGTGTGTGCAGATGTGCTTCATTAAAAGCACAGCTTGAGCTGCTGCTAGAAAATCTTCCCTCATGGAAAGACAGGCAAGAACAAGGAACTGAGGAGCGAGAAACAGAGTCCCTGGCATTTTGCTGATGGCAACTTAAGGCAACGGGAATGAGTCAGTCTACAAATGGTACTGAAGCACACGCTATAATCGGATGAGAGTCCCACTGCTCACACCGTGAGGTTTGAAACCCAGCTAAATGGTTTTCTAAACCCTGTAAAACAATATTAGCTTGTAGGATTGATGTCTCCCTTTGTGTAGAACTTTAGATTCACAAACTTCATCAATTTGTATGAAATCCTCAGCAATTGACCCCAAACAGATAAGACTGAAGCAATATTTTAGGAATAGTTGAAAGTATTATCACCACAAAACATAGGCGTGATCAAATGGTGCAAGTTACACGTAAGGCACGATGACAAATAAAGCAGCAAAGGACTGTTCACATGAGGGTCTCAGGCTGCACAGACACCCACACCGGCTGAGGGGTCCTGGTTTTCATAAAGGGTGTGGCTCAGCCAGGCCACCAACAAGCAGTTAACAAACAGTAGTAACACGACACTTTCCAAAGACCTTACTTGAGTAACATGGTGATCCTTACAAATTTCCAGTCATGATGGTCGCACAGTTCCTCCTCCTTTAGGACACAGAGCCTGCCTGTGGTCACAGGGGGTTAGGTGCAGACTCTGAAGATGCACTTCGGTCAAAGACTCTGCTGATCTCTGTCTACTGAGGGCCTCTGTCCTGTCTGCTGACCACACGCTAGAGGTGCAGGCTGCACTGGGGAGTAAGAATGTCACCTCTCAATGTTAGGAAAACTCCCTGCCAGAACTGAGAATGGCCCTTTCTAAGCAGAAAGCAAACTCAGACTAAAGGAAGAGGCCGACCACATCAGGCTGCCAGATTGCCGAACATTCACTCAGGGAGAGCCCACATCCTGGGCCATCTTGGATGGTGGCAACATGAGATAGATCACCGCTTTTGCAACACATACCTGACAACAAAAAATCAACAGATGTAAAAGAGCcagaaaaatccccaaatatttgcaaattagcaatgcatttttaaataactcatgGATTAAAGTTTCAATAGAaaattaaaggccgggcgcggtggctcaagcctgtaatcccagcactttgggaggccgagacgggcggatcacgaggtcaggagatcgagaccatcctggctgacacggtgaaaccccgtctctactaaaaaatacgaaaacttagccgggcgaggtggcgggcgcctgtagtcccagctactcgggaggctgaggcaggagaatggcgtaaacccgggaggtggagcttgcagtgagctgagatccggccactgcactccagcctgggtgacagagcgagactccgtctcaaaaaaaaaaaaaaaaaaaaaaaaagaaaattaaaaatacctttaactacattaaatgaaaatgtgaCTTGACAAGATTTCTGGATGTAACAAAAGCAGTCCATAGAGGGGAATTCATAGCATTGGatgcaatatattaaaaatcacaaGATCTAAAATCAGTAATATCATGTTTCAATTAggaaactgtagaaaataaaggaatgcaaT
This genomic interval from Theropithecus gelada isolate Dixy chromosome 10, Tgel_1.0, whole genome shotgun sequence contains the following:
- the LOC112632393 gene encoding uncharacterized protein LOC112632393 yields the protein MSATCAFQQGRQGLQVESAFEESPTHKDRGDGERLVDARVVQVVPLRFDSTPCGDPIQDISDEDTVYDICDEDAVDICNEDTVDISNEAAVPDILNDAGDICNEAAISDIASENAEDICKEDTAENISNEDIVYNITNEDAEQHTSEKEDAAKEPFILENDLIVESISDDEDFADEEVASRPCPPPVVGPSSLIGQDRLGTQASG